In Erpetoichthys calabaricus chromosome 4, fErpCal1.3, whole genome shotgun sequence, one genomic interval encodes:
- the zgc:162944 gene encoding glutamine amidotransferase-like class 1 domain-containing protein 3, mitochondrial: MVKRVAVVLAGCGVFDGSEIHEASAVLVHLSRSGAEVSIFAPNIDQMHVIDHVKGNPTEEQRNVMVESARLARGNIHDLAELQVNELDAIIFPGGFGVAKNLCSWAVDGNKCTVNDLVKSTLLAFHNAKKPIGLCCISPVLAAKVFPGCEVTVGHDTNSDGRFPDCSTASSIEELGCKHICKNVNEAHVDEKNKIITTCAFMCKAPLHEIFDGVGVMVQEVLKLA; the protein is encoded by the exons ATGGTGAAACGCGTAGCTGTGGTGTTGGCTGGCTGCGGAGTGTTCGACGGTAGTGAAATTCACGAGGCATCTGCAGTGCTGGTTCACCTGAGCAGGAGCGGAGCCGAG gtGAGCATATTTGCTCCCAATATTGATCAGATGCATGTGATTGACCATGTCAAAGGCAATCCCACAGAAGAACAGAGAAATGTGATGGTGGAAAGTGCCAGGCTGGCAAGAGGTAATATCCACGACTTGGCAGAGCTGCAGGTGAACGAGTTGGATGCCATTATTTTTCCAG GTGGATTTGGAGTAGCAAAGAACCTATGTTCCTGGGCAGTTGATGGAAACAAATGCACTGTAAATGACCTAGTCAAGTCAACACTGCTGGCGTTCCATAATGCAAAAAAGCCCATTGGTTTATGTTGCATCTCTCCTGTGCTTGCTGCCAAAGTTTTTCCTGGATGTGAAGTGACTGTTGGCCATGATACAAATTCAGATGGCAG GTTTCCTGATTGCTCAACTGCATCTTCAATAGAAGAACTGGGATGTAAGCATATCTGCAAGAACGTCAATGAAGCTCACGttgatgaaaaaaataagatCATTACAACCTGTGCTTTCATGTGCAAAGCCCCTTTACATGAAATATTTGATGGAGTTGGAGTAATGGTGCAAGAAGTGCTAAAACTTGCTTGA
- the acod1 gene encoding cis-aconitate decarboxylase, giving the protein MLRKTVTDSFGLAIYGLKEGHLSDTLLHRSKRMILDTLGVGLLGTTSSVFSKVVQYSKLYNAHNTSSVWGNTAHTLSPQYAAFANGVAIHSMDFDDTWHPATHPSGAVLPALLALVETFPKKSRPSGLDLLLAFNVGIEVQGRLMRFSKEASNIPKRFHPPAVVGTMGSAAATAKLLGLDSTRSREALAIAASYAGAPMANAATSTKPLHIGNAARQGMEASFLAVLGLEGNQQILDLDYGFGAYYSDYSPSVLPHLSNYKWVLEDQNVAVKRFPAHLGMHFMADAAAGVRAKVLAKYDYLPIDKINKVTLRVPNSRYINRQFPASEHEARHSFQFNACTAFLDGSVSVSSFSQSKIHRTDLLDLLQKTHIENPPENQANFDTMYCEIELEMLDKETFIERCNTFYGHWRRPLSREDLLKKFKSNASAILPMEAVEAIIETVDNLEKVNDCSELISLLQVKESQKQSMNMTSW; this is encoded by the exons GCTCCTGGGGACCACCAGCAGTGTCTTCAGTAAAGTTGTGCAATACAGCAAA CTGTACAACGCACACAATACAAGCTCCGTCTGGGGAAATACGGCGCACACTCTTTCTCCTCAGTATGCTGCATTCGCAAATGGAGTCGCA ATCCATTCCATGGACTTTGATGACACGTGGCACCCGGCAACTCACCCTTCTGGAGCTGTTCTACCTGCGCTGCTCGCTTTAGTGGAAACCTTCCCGAAGAAGAGCAGGCCTTCTGGGCTCGACCTCTTGCTAGCATTTAATGTAGGGATTGAAGTTCAGGGTCGATTGATGAGGTTCTCCAAAGAAGCAAGCAACATTCCAAAAAG ATTTCATCCTCCTGCTGTTGTAGGTACCATGGGAAGTGCagcagctactgcaaaactccttGGTCTTGACTCAACGAGATCCAGAGAAGCCCTGGCTATTGCTGCATCCTACGCAGGTGCTCCTATGGCAAATGCAGCCACTTCCACCAAACCACTTCACATTGGCAATGCAGCAAGACAAGGCATGGAGGCCTCATTTTTAGCCGTGTTAGGACTGGAAGGTAATCAGCAGATATTAGACCTGGATTACGGTTTTGGTGCTTACTACAGCGATTATTCTCCAAGTGTCCTACCACACCTTAGTAACTATAAGTGGGTCCTGGAGGACCAGAATGTGGCGGTCAAACGTTTTCCAGCTCACCTAGGGATGCACTTTATGGCAGATGCCGCTGCAGGCGTGAGGGCAAAAGTGTTGGCCAAATATGACTACTTGCCAATAGACAAAATTAACAAAGTAACTCTTAGAGTCCCAAACTCAAGATACATCAACCGACAATTTCCGGCTTCAGAACACGAAGCTCGGCACTCATTTCAGTTCAATGCCTGCACGGCCTTCTTAGATGGCAGCGTTTCTGTTTCCTCTTTCAGTCAAAGTAAAATTCATCGGACTGATCTCCTAGATCTGCTGCAGAAAACCCATATAGAAAACCCACCTGAAAACCAGGCAAACTTTGACACAATGTACTGTGAAATAGAGTTGGAGATGCTCGACAAGGAAACTTTTATTGAACGCTGCAACACATTTTACGGACACTGGAGAAGACCCCTGAGCCGGGAGGACCTGCTGAAAAAGTTCAAGTCTAATGCATCTGCCATTTTGCCAATGGAAGCCGTTGAGGCCATTATAGAAACGGTGGATAACCTGGAGAAGGTGAACGACTGCTCGGAACTGATTTCTCTGCTTCAAGTGAAAGAGTCCCAAAAGCAATCAATGAATATGACTTCCTGGTAA